Proteins encoded by one window of Candidatus Sumerlaea chitinivorans:
- a CDS encoding NTP pyrophosphohydrolase, translated as MRLRSNELMSNATKQKVQVHLYRLEKGTGEPLFLILRRTAAKNRIWQPVTGNVEEGESPEQAALRELSEETGIRELCSCRRVGGFEFEKGNTRFYETVFVAETTQSDVTLCWEHEAHQWLPYERARALIHYESNKQGLDSAYREVKQS; from the coding sequence ATGCGGCTCAGATCAAACGAACTCATGTCGAACGCGACCAAACAAAAAGTGCAGGTTCACCTTTATCGGCTTGAGAAAGGTACGGGCGAACCGCTTTTCTTGATTCTTCGAAGGACTGCAGCAAAAAACCGAATCTGGCAACCCGTGACCGGCAACGTTGAAGAAGGAGAAAGCCCGGAGCAGGCTGCGTTACGCGAGCTCAGCGAGGAAACAGGCATTCGCGAACTCTGTTCGTGTCGGCGAGTTGGAGGTTTTGAGTTCGAAAAAGGAAACACGCGCTTTTACGAGACGGTTTTTGTCGCCGAGACGACTCAGTCCGACGTTACGTTGTGTTGGGAACACGAGGCGCACCAGTGGCTTCCCTATGAGCGCGCACGCGCACTTATCCACTACGAAAGCAACAAACAGGGACTCGACTCCGCATATCGTGAGGTAAAACAATCATGA
- a CDS encoding Cobalt-zinc-cadmium resistance protein → MSSRSIDTSSRNQQVLRVIQITLVLNCFIAITKTVVGLATGSMTVLADGFHGFVDAANNVLGIFTMRLATRPADEDHPYGHQKFENVAAMVIGALIFGLGWEVIKQVFQTVWEIYRGHRDVAASRAPLEWHYVAVVAMTLAANFFISTYERRQGERLNSAFLKADAAHTRSDIIVTSMSILSLVVSSHLWWLDTLFALIVVGFIFWAGWLILRENFDVFTDRVRLDPNEVRKVVEGVPGVLNSHAIRSHGTETDIHLDLHIVVGEHLSAKETEEIEETVRRVLQERYPNISFVSIHHQTAPHESNGPVWCD, encoded by the coding sequence TTGAGCTCACGCAGCATTGATACGTCTTCCCGCAATCAGCAGGTACTGCGTGTCATTCAGATCACGCTCGTACTGAATTGCTTCATTGCGATTACCAAAACGGTCGTCGGACTCGCGACCGGTAGTATGACTGTTTTGGCTGATGGCTTCCACGGGTTTGTAGACGCGGCCAACAATGTGCTGGGGATTTTCACAATGCGTCTGGCGACGCGACCCGCGGATGAAGACCACCCGTACGGCCACCAGAAGTTTGAAAACGTGGCGGCAATGGTGATTGGCGCGCTCATCTTTGGCCTCGGGTGGGAGGTCATCAAGCAAGTATTCCAGACCGTCTGGGAGATCTACCGTGGGCATCGAGATGTTGCCGCTTCACGTGCACCATTGGAATGGCATTATGTCGCTGTCGTTGCCATGACTTTAGCCGCTAACTTCTTTATCTCGACCTACGAGCGCCGCCAAGGCGAACGCCTCAACAGCGCATTTTTAAAGGCGGACGCCGCTCATACCCGTTCTGATATCATTGTTACGAGTATGAGCATTCTTTCGCTCGTGGTATCGAGCCATCTGTGGTGGCTGGACACACTTTTTGCTCTGATTGTTGTGGGCTTTATCTTTTGGGCAGGATGGTTGATTCTGCGCGAAAACTTCGACGTGTTCACCGACCGTGTCCGACTTGATCCGAATGAGGTTCGCAAGGTGGTGGAGGGGGTGCCGGGAGTGCTCAATAGCCACGCCATTCGCAGCCACGGGACCGAGACCGATATCCATCTGGACTTACACATTGTTGTGGGTGAGCACCTTTCTGCAAAGGAAACGGAAGAAATTGAAGAAACGGTCCGTCGGGTCCTGCAAGAACGTTATCCGAACATAAGCTTCGTAAGCATTCACCACCAGACGGCACCTCACGAGTCGAACGGCCCTGTTTGGTGCGATTGA
- a CDS encoding membrane protein: MLVISSRLHFSQDGHFLSITIESYPRKASPAGAGFKEVNMKPKVLLQNLVVFGVILLMVGGSVPSLRAETTSPAAHSSTSPATTKPLDLKYTIRPTQWKKVAKAEWLSPRVRSAEPFDELIYNWKVRLPRDMGFRLYLKVFGDDDVASPWLYAGFWGTVPLVENRTNPKFEFGELDQDQLKLTRKVRSFQFKLVDEGRVPLTVLPAMNIIVTDNSAPAELVARYVHNGASWPTSASLVLDVPINAQLDSGGNWLPDRCQSAALGAALQYFGTTVPLEHIIFYTTDPEYKSFGIWPRTINAAIELGFDAYIDRFRDWDKVRRTVAENKVILCSITMPPAPDYVAPPYRQMPGHIVALCGVTDDGRVVVTDSALAKSNRGYLCQWLLPDFERVWMRNKGGVGMVICPPKNATLRPVKNLPPFPYHERARNAAETTGTLQQAQK; this comes from the coding sequence GTGCTCGTGATCAGCTCACGCTTGCATTTTTCACAAGATGGCCATTTCCTGTCTATAACGATTGAATCATACCCCCGCAAAGCCTCACCAGCTGGAGCGGGATTCAAGGAAGTAAATATGAAGCCAAAAGTGCTCTTACAAAACCTGGTTGTGTTTGGTGTCATCCTGCTAATGGTTGGTGGCAGCGTGCCATCCCTTAGGGCAGAGACAACAAGTCCTGCAGCACACTCATCAACTTCCCCAGCCACCACTAAGCCGCTGGACCTAAAATACACGATTCGCCCGACGCAGTGGAAAAAAGTAGCCAAGGCGGAGTGGTTGTCCCCGCGCGTTCGATCGGCCGAACCGTTTGACGAGTTGATCTACAACTGGAAAGTCCGTTTGCCGCGAGATATGGGATTTCGTCTCTACCTAAAGGTCTTCGGTGACGATGACGTTGCGTCGCCGTGGCTTTATGCGGGTTTCTGGGGGACTGTGCCGCTCGTGGAGAACCGTACAAACCCTAAGTTCGAGTTTGGCGAATTGGATCAGGATCAACTCAAGCTCACGCGAAAAGTTCGTTCATTTCAGTTCAAGTTGGTCGATGAGGGGCGCGTCCCCCTGACGGTCCTGCCGGCAATGAACATCATCGTCACGGACAATTCAGCCCCTGCTGAGTTGGTCGCTCGCTACGTACACAACGGAGCATCATGGCCTACCAGTGCATCTTTGGTTCTCGATGTCCCAATCAATGCTCAGCTCGATTCGGGTGGGAATTGGTTGCCTGATCGCTGTCAGTCCGCTGCCTTGGGAGCAGCACTCCAGTACTTTGGCACAACCGTGCCGCTCGAACACATTATCTTCTACACGACGGACCCGGAGTATAAGTCCTTTGGAATCTGGCCACGCACGATCAACGCCGCAATTGAGTTGGGCTTCGATGCCTACATTGACCGCTTTCGCGATTGGGACAAAGTGCGACGGACGGTGGCGGAGAACAAGGTGATTCTCTGTTCCATCACCATGCCGCCAGCTCCAGACTACGTTGCCCCACCTTATCGCCAAATGCCGGGTCACATCGTTGCGTTGTGCGGTGTGACTGACGACGGCCGCGTTGTCGTCACTGATTCCGCTTTGGCGAAAAGTAATCGCGGATACCTATGTCAGTGGTTGCTCCCAGATTTTGAGCGGGTCTGGATGCGCAACAAAGGCGGAGTCGGGATGGTGATCTGCCCCCCAAAAAATGCTACGTTGCGGCCTGTAAAGAACTTGCCACCTTTCCCGTATCATGAGCGAGCGCGTAACGCTGCTGAGACGACGGGAACCCTCCAACAAGCTCAAAAGTAA
- a CDS encoding Putative Nudix hydrolase YfcD yields MKNPLGTTPDFNNPEELLAVVDEHDREVGAATRAEVHRCGLLHRAVHVLVFRPNGYLIIQQRSPQKDTYPLHWECVGGHLAPGERYDEAAAREVEEELGIRVSAFLRIGKLPACHDTGHEFIEIYRATSDSPLAPNPSEIVAVDELPLSDLVEEVENHRRCFSPVFVTTLKAIGLIAPQTES; encoded by the coding sequence ATGAAGAACCCATTGGGCACTACCCCAGACTTCAATAATCCAGAAGAGTTACTCGCAGTCGTGGACGAGCACGATCGGGAGGTTGGCGCCGCCACCCGAGCAGAAGTCCATCGCTGTGGGTTGTTGCACCGCGCCGTGCACGTTCTGGTGTTCCGCCCGAACGGCTACCTTATTATTCAGCAACGCAGCCCGCAAAAAGACACCTACCCCCTTCACTGGGAATGCGTGGGAGGCCATCTTGCCCCGGGAGAGCGTTACGATGAGGCGGCTGCACGGGAGGTGGAGGAGGAATTGGGAATCCGGGTTAGTGCTTTCTTGAGAATCGGAAAGCTTCCCGCCTGTCACGATACTGGTCACGAATTTATCGAAATCTATCGAGCGACGAGTGACTCCCCCCTTGCTCCAAACCCTTCAGAGATCGTGGCTGTGGATGAGTTACCCCTTTCGGACCTCGTGGAAGAGGTCGAAAATCACAGACGTTGCTTTTCGCCAGTCTTCGTCACCACTCTCAAGGCGATTGGGCTGATTGCTCCGCAAACAGAGAGTTAG
- a CDS encoding Succinate dehydrogenase iron-sulfur protein, which yields MTAAIVGADSTSSQNSQRTHIRVVIQRQDDAASSAYWQRFRIPYRPQMNVISVLQEIQLNPVTEDGQKTTPVVWDCNCLEEVCGACSMLINGKPRQACSALVDKLPDPIVLQPLSKFPVIRDLVVDRSFMFESLKRVKAWIPIDGMYDIGPGPRMAEEIRERMYELAKCMTCGCCLEACPQVNARSNFIGPAAISQVRLFNSHPTGKMHASARLEALMGPGGLHDCGNAQNCVQVCPKNIPLTDSIADMGRAVTAHAVKRLLDF from the coding sequence ATGACGGCAGCGATAGTTGGAGCAGACTCAACATCATCCCAGAATTCGCAGCGAACCCATATCCGGGTGGTTATTCAGCGGCAAGATGATGCGGCGAGCTCAGCGTACTGGCAACGCTTCCGGATCCCGTACCGGCCGCAAATGAACGTGATTTCCGTCCTTCAGGAGATTCAGCTAAATCCGGTCACTGAAGACGGTCAAAAGACGACCCCTGTGGTGTGGGACTGCAATTGCTTGGAAGAAGTCTGTGGGGCGTGCTCGATGCTCATCAACGGCAAGCCTCGTCAGGCATGCTCGGCTCTTGTTGATAAGCTTCCCGACCCGATCGTGCTTCAGCCACTATCGAAGTTTCCTGTGATTCGGGACCTCGTCGTGGATCGGTCCTTCATGTTTGAGTCGCTCAAACGTGTGAAAGCATGGATCCCGATCGACGGCATGTATGATATCGGTCCCGGCCCACGCATGGCAGAAGAGATTCGCGAACGGATGTACGAGCTGGCCAAATGCATGACCTGTGGCTGCTGCCTTGAGGCTTGCCCGCAGGTGAATGCACGTAGCAATTTCATAGGCCCAGCAGCGATTTCTCAGGTGCGCCTTTTCAATAGCCATCCCACAGGCAAGATGCACGCCTCTGCGCGACTTGAGGCGCTGATGGGACCCGGTGGACTGCACGACTGCGGGAATGCACAAAATTGCGTTCAGGTTTGCCCGAAGAACATTCCCCTCACAGATTCCATTGCAGACATGGGGCGGGCTGTAACAGCCCATGCGGTAAAGCGCTTGCTCGACTTTTAG
- a CDS encoding Glycosyltransferase: MTKETMVSSLRRIFELAVSLPRVALEALRLWWIGQRQAEDYYRCAAQAVELNNPYPAECVWIVSEVMWDEVWQRPQELARRLSRESVVVYISPVQLHRYLFSLRNRWRPFRAEGSCLVLSPLIFPLHYRFAPIYALNCVMMAWLLRSWLPKSLRVRVVCNSPFAWPFLTRLFFPSGKRSPNLARLLYDVIDDFPSFEWAPSYARALEEQFLTKADVVTTGTYELWNMHRVQRPDAEFIQCGVDFELFNRPAGPMPEDLAGLPQPMIGYWGSISDRLDFRLLEKLARQLPQASLVLIGPVRTSLPLPQAPNIYYLGLKPHEELPRYAQHFSVGLIPFLVNEATEKLNPVKTLEYLAAGIPVVSTELPDIIRFFSHAVIVARDADDFIAKVREAIDSPDLDRIRAGIAMAQNASWDYLAKRFATRLFGSDSATMAVSAEGVQGGEQ; encoded by the coding sequence GTGACAAAAGAGACGATGGTGAGCTCGTTGCGAAGAATCTTCGAGTTAGCGGTGTCGCTGCCGCGTGTAGCGCTTGAAGCGCTCCGCCTTTGGTGGATTGGACAGCGTCAGGCAGAGGATTACTACCGTTGTGCTGCACAGGCAGTGGAGCTCAACAATCCTTACCCGGCGGAGTGCGTGTGGATTGTTTCGGAAGTGATGTGGGATGAAGTTTGGCAGCGTCCCCAAGAGCTTGCACGACGCCTTTCGCGTGAAAGCGTGGTTGTCTACATCTCTCCAGTTCAACTCCATCGCTACTTGTTTTCCTTACGCAATCGTTGGCGCCCTTTTAGAGCCGAGGGAAGTTGCCTGGTACTTTCTCCGCTGATTTTCCCTCTGCATTATCGCTTCGCGCCCATCTATGCCTTAAACTGCGTGATGATGGCGTGGCTTCTTCGATCGTGGTTGCCTAAAAGTCTGCGGGTGCGCGTAGTTTGTAACAGCCCGTTCGCATGGCCCTTCCTGACCCGCTTGTTTTTCCCGAGCGGAAAACGGAGCCCGAACCTTGCGCGTTTGCTTTACGACGTCATTGACGACTTCCCTTCGTTTGAGTGGGCCCCCTCCTATGCCAGAGCACTGGAGGAACAATTTCTTACGAAGGCTGACGTTGTGACGACCGGTACCTACGAACTGTGGAACATGCATCGTGTCCAGCGGCCGGACGCCGAGTTCATCCAATGCGGGGTGGACTTTGAGCTGTTCAATCGCCCGGCTGGACCAATGCCCGAGGATCTTGCTGGACTCCCCCAACCCATGATCGGCTACTGGGGTTCCATTAGTGACCGGTTGGATTTTCGGCTGCTGGAGAAGCTTGCTCGCCAACTTCCGCAGGCGTCTCTCGTTCTGATTGGGCCCGTCCGCACAAGCTTGCCACTGCCGCAAGCGCCAAACATCTATTATTTAGGCCTAAAACCCCACGAGGAACTCCCACGATACGCGCAACATTTCTCGGTGGGCCTTATTCCATTTCTCGTCAATGAGGCGACTGAGAAACTCAATCCCGTGAAAACGCTTGAGTACTTGGCCGCTGGTATTCCGGTTGTTTCCACGGAATTGCCTGATATCATAAGGTTTTTCTCGCATGCGGTCATCGTGGCACGCGACGCGGATGATTTTATCGCAAAGGTTCGCGAAGCAATTGACTCGCCGGACCTCGACCGGATTCGAGCCGGAATTGCCATGGCGCAAAATGCGTCGTGGGATTATTTAGCAAAGCGGTTTGCGACTCGCTTGTTTGGTTCGGATTCCGCAACTATGGCTGTTTCTGCGGAGGGTGTGCAAGGAGGAGAGCAGTGA
- a CDS encoding Glycosyltransferase, translated as MRIALDARYLRDEYSGIGVYSENLIEALARADSSHEYVVITHTSYRGTLEVGPNFTVISDHARPVSLRTVWTLQELLRKYEIELLHSLFPLCPLLWRGRLLVTVHDLQPLLDPAFTGGRILPLKMLYDAFYRFTYPSVLRKANYLVCDSFATKEYVRALFPDVANKVLVVHGGIGKDCFLPPDPADIERVREKYAIPDRFLFYIGSTRPNKNLPRMLDAFEEFIKRYPEHEDLCWVLVVKPDRFFDPFFASVRERGLLGRIQIHEQVSEADRRVFYHLATLLYFVTKFEGFGLPVLEAQAQGLPVLASTHGALPEIAGKAAILCDPDDVDSIVDGLARYFHDPALRDRMIAAGYENVKRFSWDKAAQEVLDMYNHLLS; from the coding sequence GTGAGAATCGCGCTCGATGCCCGCTACTTGCGGGACGAATACTCAGGAATCGGTGTGTACTCCGAGAACCTCATTGAGGCTCTTGCCCGAGCTGACTCATCACACGAATATGTTGTCATCACTCACACTTCTTACCGCGGCACCCTTGAAGTTGGCCCCAATTTTACCGTGATTAGTGACCACGCGCGCCCTGTCTCCCTTCGCACAGTCTGGACGCTGCAGGAGTTGCTGCGCAAATATGAGATCGAGCTGCTTCATTCGCTCTTTCCGCTTTGTCCATTGCTGTGGCGAGGCAGGCTGCTTGTGACGGTTCATGACCTTCAACCACTGCTTGATCCCGCATTTACGGGCGGGAGAATCCTACCGCTCAAGATGCTCTACGATGCCTTCTACCGCTTTACGTACCCAAGTGTCCTGCGCAAAGCGAACTATCTTGTCTGTGACTCATTTGCGACCAAGGAGTATGTGCGAGCACTCTTTCCGGATGTGGCAAATAAAGTGCTCGTGGTTCATGGCGGGATTGGCAAAGACTGTTTTCTCCCCCCCGATCCTGCGGACATCGAACGCGTTCGCGAGAAATACGCTATTCCCGACCGCTTTCTCTTCTACATAGGGTCCACACGCCCAAACAAGAACCTGCCGCGCATGCTCGATGCTTTTGAAGAGTTCATTAAGCGCTACCCCGAGCACGAGGACTTGTGCTGGGTGCTGGTCGTCAAGCCCGACCGCTTTTTCGACCCCTTTTTCGCGTCGGTGCGCGAGCGAGGTTTGTTGGGGCGAATCCAAATTCACGAACAGGTCAGCGAAGCGGACCGCCGTGTCTTTTATCATTTGGCCACGTTGCTCTACTTTGTCACAAAGTTTGAGGGGTTCGGCCTTCCCGTTTTGGAAGCGCAGGCCCAGGGCTTGCCAGTACTCGCTTCCACCCACGGAGCTTTACCTGAGATCGCCGGTAAGGCAGCCATCCTCTGCGACCCGGACGACGTAGATAGTATTGTCGACGGCCTGGCACGTTATTTCCATGACCCAGCGCTGCGCGACCGTATGATTGCTGCAGGATATGAAAATGTGAAACGCTTCTCGTGGGACAAGGCGGCCCAAGAGGTCCTCGACATGTATAATCACCTTCTCTCGTGA
- a CDS encoding Lipid IVA 3-deoxy-D-manno-octulosonic acid transferase, with amino-acid sequence MTRYDLFYFALAPVAVPVIAWRALTKSKYRESLPGMFGRGWNPADPSLWQNGSIWLHAVSYGEAMAAKALLPLLRTENPHWPLVLTTVTETGQSLARSFQPAFADHVCYFPADLSPVVKRFVRTFQPRLMVIMETELWPNAIMIAAQAGAHVIIANGRISDKSFPNYMRLRRVLRQPLSHVRAFCMQTETDAERVRAIVGEGARVFVTGNCKFDAPPRPLEENRRAELLRRCGIPPTDPVIVVGSTHAGEEEIVLRAFEEVRVHIPSLRLILAPRHPERFDTVWQLLGKTPYSCCRFSETTARGSLVSTPDIVLVDQMGVLAELYGIATVGVVAGSFVPGIGGHNLLEAAAHAVPVVYGPFMDKQPELVRILTKENGGLQVSSAELGTVLVKLLEDPSLRAELGKRASQAVERQRGAAARTMDVIRQVLHER; translated from the coding sequence ATGACACGCTATGATCTATTCTACTTCGCATTAGCGCCGGTGGCAGTGCCCGTGATCGCATGGCGCGCTCTTACCAAAAGCAAATATCGTGAGAGCCTTCCAGGGATGTTTGGCCGCGGCTGGAATCCCGCCGACCCATCGCTTTGGCAAAACGGAAGTATTTGGCTCCATGCCGTGAGCTATGGCGAAGCTATGGCAGCAAAGGCGCTGTTGCCACTTTTGCGAACGGAAAACCCACACTGGCCCTTGGTGCTGACGACAGTCACGGAAACGGGGCAAAGTCTTGCACGAAGTTTCCAGCCAGCCTTCGCCGACCACGTGTGCTATTTCCCAGCAGATTTATCTCCGGTGGTGAAGCGCTTTGTGCGCACGTTCCAGCCGCGCCTAATGGTGATCATGGAGACCGAGTTGTGGCCAAATGCCATCATGATTGCCGCGCAAGCTGGCGCGCATGTCATCATTGCCAACGGGCGCATTTCGGATAAATCTTTTCCGAACTACATGAGACTGCGCCGAGTACTACGGCAACCGCTTAGTCATGTGCGTGCCTTTTGCATGCAAACGGAGACGGATGCGGAGCGAGTTCGAGCTATCGTCGGCGAGGGGGCACGGGTTTTCGTCACCGGAAACTGTAAATTCGATGCTCCACCGCGGCCATTGGAGGAAAATCGGCGTGCAGAACTGCTCCGCCGGTGTGGCATTCCTCCTACGGATCCCGTTATCGTTGTGGGGAGTACGCACGCCGGCGAAGAGGAAATCGTGTTACGGGCTTTTGAGGAAGTCCGTGTCCATATCCCGTCGCTGCGCCTCATTCTTGCGCCTCGCCACCCGGAGCGGTTCGACACCGTCTGGCAACTTCTTGGAAAAACTCCCTATTCCTGCTGCCGTTTTTCAGAAACCACGGCCCGCGGGAGTTTGGTCTCTACCCCTGACATCGTCTTAGTGGACCAAATGGGGGTATTGGCGGAGCTGTACGGTATCGCCACGGTCGGCGTGGTGGCTGGAAGTTTTGTGCCGGGCATTGGCGGCCACAATTTGCTCGAGGCAGCGGCTCACGCAGTTCCTGTGGTCTATGGACCTTTCATGGATAAGCAGCCCGAGCTCGTAAGAATTCTAACAAAGGAAAACGGAGGGCTACAGGTTTCATCAGCCGAGCTCGGCACTGTTCTGGTCAAGCTCCTTGAAGATCCAAGTCTGCGAGCAGAACTGGGCAAGCGCGCAAGTCAAGCCGTCGAACGCCAACGCGGCGCGGCTGCGCGCACGATGGATGTGATTCGACAGGTCCTCCACGAGAGGTAG